tatgtcaaaaccttgtatacgtatcccgatatttaaagtgcgtaaaaaataaataatagaaattaaatgacgataaataaagtgcgtaaagtaaataacagaaattaaatgacgataaataaaattgcgataattaaattgcgataaataaaatgtaatcagttagctatgaacaattagctaggaacagttagcgtggattcttaacaaaatttctcatagttaatttgtttgtttctaaccaattttattttgtcaaatgttttcttcattatgccacttgttggattctgataaatcaaaatccaaatatgaaattggatgaaaatggttattctgtgatgaacggatttgtatatcggtggatgtaagtaggatagtatacgactgttaaatcagcttcgaagaatgtacagtgtaacttattaatgtgaaatctgaatattcctcgggtattacctacccgttaaaatattttcaccattaacagtttgtacaaaagaatttttaattacaatatttatgaaaatatacttacatatatattttcttcagatgtaatcatggatttaatgagttaacatgatattaatctcatttgatttaccgttagaattagaatggataatctccaaaactttagagattacttaatcgccatgtcgaacggggataaatgatgtagaacatcatgtagaacgatgattatgcttgaggtgcagaatgagatgttgaggcatggattattgatgatactggtgctgttgctgatggtactgttggtaccggtgatgttgttgaagctggtaaatcttgcaccatattctccaaatttattaatcgagtgcgaagctcgttgacttcttccattattccaagatgattttcggtcggaacgagcggatgaataaggtttagaattttagatagaatataattgtggcgagatattcgggcaatgagggtgaaattggtgtttcggactggttcgccggtaagtgctccaggttctccgccaagaggtgaattcgaactggttgagggatccatctcgtatgatcagatgaaagattttcaaatatgaaatagattataggatgtagattagtaccctgcaatacatgatttacatatgcatatataatactaaaatcccataagttactgaggaatctacggaagctttcaggcaaaggtaacaataacagatacgctaagatacgaatttatctatacactgtctatgcaatagaggcagtaagacgtgtctagacttttaggatgataagcaggtaattttcgacacaaaatgataagcaaaatttttgacaagcagacacagtcgaagtccagactcactaatgcatcttagcaactatcagttagacacactaatgcaagacctggttcactacgaccaccgctctgataccacatgtgatgacccgtcctaatcctcctggacgaagtcttcaacatttggttccattgcgaggtactgacttaaatatgccatgaatgactccatgtaatatgagcaaatgcacagcggaagatttctttcatacctgagaataaacatgcttaaaagtgtcaaccaaaaggttggtgagttcataggtttatcataacaatcatttcaatatattaatagaccacaagatttctgtttataaatatatgtacactcgcaagtgtataaaagtattctataagctgtaggcacccagtaacaagccttaacgttcatgttttaccctctgaagtacaccagatcaggtgtgtttaaaataacctcgaagtactaaagtatcccatagtcaggatggggtttgtcaggcccaatagatctatctttaggatttgcgcctaccgttcatagacaagtagtttaatgttaccaagctaaggatatatttctggtttaaacccacatagaattagttttagtacttgtgcctatttcgtaaaacatttctaaaacagcgcatgtattctcagcccaaaaatataaatataaaaagggagtaatgaaactcacctaatgtatttttttagtaaaaatacatatgacgacattgaacaagtatagggttgatctcggattcacgaacctatatcatttatatatatattaacacatatagtggtaatcgaacaaatttatatacttttagtgatttaattgttattttaattaggtgtttcattaataacctaattagttatattcattaatatttattataaaagtataaaaaaaatttatgttttatgtagtaaatatagttttatatatctaatagttattcgataaaataatattgatactagtattaataacaaatataatgatataaaattagtgatattaatgtcaaaataatactaataatagtaaaaataatgattttaataaaaatgataatttttctaataatgataataataataaaaatgatagttttaataagaacgatagtttttaatacaaatgatactaataataataataatagtaataaataaataaataactacctcaaagaagtagcccttaaaaataatgcccaagtccggatttgaacccgcgacatcctgcTAACCCAATAATACCCTTAACCATTCTTCAAATTCCGCTTTCCTGGTTAAAACCCttgattaattatatttaacccatATATTTAGCTGATCCTATCATCttcttctttttcaaaaaaaatGCCACAGTcaggactcgaactcgagacctctcgtttaCCCACACCCACTCAACCATCTAACTGACCCAACTTTTCTGTTTTTATTCCTATCTAATTTCTATACAACCGTATTCTTCTATTTTCTCTTTTCTTCTTAATGATTGCGATCTTTAAACCCGACTTCATCATTCTTATTCTATCATCTATCTTCATGTTCATATATCATCATCTAATACGATCATAATTATTATCGATTAACATAACATCATAACAACAATCACCATCATCTAAGGTATTCGCTAGTCCTCATCTTTATTACTTATACTCTTCATCATCTATATAATAGTTTAATTAAGAGATATAAACGAGCCCAATAGCAAAACTGAATCTTGGCCCAACAACAAAAATAGGTCCACTAGTCCACAAGAAAAATCAAATGGGTCTCGGCCCACTAATAAAAGTCCCTAACTTGGATTTAAAGCTCAACAGCATGTTTCCAACCAATTATTCGACATGTTTAGTGGGTGTGGGGTTCACCTAGTAATCAAAAACACAACTGCATCTACCTCATGATCAATCGTCACAGTTCATTATCACtaacatgttttttttttatttgaaccGTAAAAAAAAACATAATCATAGCATCAGCAGTTCAAGTAGAAAACAGAAACATAACAGTTTGATGGTGTATTTGTGGGGTTTTAATGGTGGTTGTTTGATGACTTCGAGCAGAAAACAAAATCGAGTAGCCGTGGCCTTAAGGTAATGGCGGTGttaagttgtttttttttttcagACAATAATCAAAACTAGCAGCAACAATTTAATGGTGTCGATTACAAAGTAGTAGTAATAGGAGGTTGTGATCAGAACAGGAAACAGAAGTATTCGTGCAGCAATCAGTAGTCGATGGTTGATTGTTATGGGTTGCATTAGTGACCGAAATGGTGTGTTTTTGGGTCTTTCAGGGTGGTGACGGTTTGGATGATTTTAGGGTAACTCACAATGATTATGGTGGAAGATGGTGAATTATACACGATGAGgtgtttgtatatatgtatatatagatagggATTGTTTAAGGGTGGCGGTTCATGGTGATCATGGGTGGTGGAGATGGAAGAAGATAATTAAGTTGGGTGGTAGTGTTTGATGGTTGTGGCTCGAAAAGAAAACAAAGAATGATAACGAAGTGTGGTTAGTGGTGGTTCAAGGGAATGAAGATGGTAGCGATGGTGGTCGAAGATGATCATGGTTTTAAGGTGATGATCGAAAGCGTGGTTTAAACAACGACAGGAAAGGATTATAGAAACAGAGAGTTAGATTGTGGAGAATATCAATCTTCTGCATTACATTCCATAtgtaatgtatgtatataatatattaatgAAAAGGTGAAGAAAAGGAAACAAACTACAAACACAGTAATCACATTATTAAGTCACGGATATATTTTCCTATTGAGAAATAATATCTatgaaaaaatattaatatttataatataataataatataaatgaagaAACGTGTTCCATTAGATTAACAGAATTTATGATTCGTTAATATATATGCCGACAGTTTATCTCGGGTATAAGatcgtggtccgttgttaattagtggcggataaaagtgttcagaaaaattccatatttttaaattaactatatttatttattttagtcattatggtataaaattcaatcattaatttgttaaataaaaattacatcaactgtccctctcatttatgggtaaaataaaaaaagtgttaaaacttaacaaatagttcataaatacatttttaataagcctaaaaattatagaactcattttcggatcaccgtttattttaaaataatataagttcctttttaattcatttactatcaattgaataacAAATGAGCGTTTccgtcatttactaaataacttcgtaatttcttatatatatatatatatatatatatatatatatatatatatatatatatatatatatatatatatatatatatatatatatatatatatatatatatatatatatatatatatatatatatatatattcacttttataataaatttaatatatcttatattaatttacctatttatttataataaattgtatattgtatataatagtttattaatattcttatgcataattatttatatttacttatttatatatatttatctatttacaaataatggttcgtgaatcgttggaaatggtcgaagtcaaatgatttcgtaaaacaaattcaaaattttgagactcagtattacagactttgcttatcgtgtcaaaattaaataagaattaagtttaaatttggtcgaaaatctccgggtcgtcacaatgaacTTGTTAAAGAACAAGTATTATGCAAGAGATGGTGGTTTTTAATGTTGTTAATGGTAAAAATTAGCTAATGCACACAAGGTGTTTGTGTTAATGTCACAATGAAAGTAGAAGTATGATTTTGAAGCTAGTTAACAAATAGAAGTGTTGGTTAGCTAATATTTATGATGAATTTAAACTGTTAAGTAAAAGAAGTATGGAGGGATTAACTCTTATGAGTTAAAGTGTATGTATGTTTAgttgtttataaatgatttatggaATAGCGATATTTTGATATGTGCTATTCGGGTACGAGAGATCATGGTAGCTAGTCCATCGTCGCAAGGCGAGTTTCATAGGTAATTTCATATGCTAAATTAATGTGATAATTGTATTTTGTTATTATGATGTGCTGATCATATGCTCATAAATATTATTGTTGAACTAAATAAGTAATTCTATGGTTAATGAATAAGGTGCAGATTTTATTGAAAATTTAATTGGTAAGTTTAAGTAAGATTGTGAATTTGAGAAAGAAACGCTTCTTTGACAAGTTAAGAATTAGCGTGTTATGTGTTGCATGTCTATTGTAATATTTGTTTATTTAGTTGTTTTATTGATGAATGAATATGACAATATTGTTTGAAGATTATTATGTGTAGTTCTAGTATGATACGTGTAAACTTGAGATTAATATAATAAACTATCATTCATTCATTCTTTATTTTCATCGTTATACATAAGCATAAGctggatagatatatatatacatgagaACACTACACATGTTGCAGCTACTATCTACCaaagacaataataataaataGCATGGCTTGCACCGAATACATTAAATGCACCGACTACATTAAATGCGTATCCAACTACCTACATAATCTTACACTCCCCCTCAAGCTGGAGCATAGATATTGATCATGCCCAGCTTGCCACAAAACCGTCGGATACAATTTCCTGGTAATGCTTTGGTGAATATATCGACCAACTGTTCATTACTTTTGATATGAGGTATTCTGATAATCCCTTCTTCTAACTTTTCTCGAGTGAAATGACAGTCAACTTCTATATGTTTAGTTCTTTCATGAAAGACAGGGTTGTTTGCAATATGAATAGCTGCTTTGTTATCACCCCACATGTTCATTGGCTCGGACTGAGCAAAACCAATCTCGCCAAGAATATTACAAATCCATATAAGTTCATAAGTAGTTTGTGCCATAGCTCGATACTCGGATTCCGCACTTGAACAAGATACCACCTTCTGTTTCTTACTTCTCCATGATACAAGATTTCCTCCAACAAAGACACAATAACCTGTTGTAGACCGTTTAGTTGTGGGATCAACATTATAATCAGCATCAGAAAAACCTTCAATGGTGTGATGACCATGATTTTGGTACAAGATACCGCGACCCGGAGTACCTTTCAAGTACTTCAAAATATGAGTGACATCATCCCAATGTGAAGTTCTTGGAGATGATAAAAACTGACTAACAACACTCACGGGAAAGGCAATATCAGGACGAGTGAGAGTTAGATAATTCAATTTGCCGACGATTCTTCTATACTTTTCTGGATTAATGAATAGATCTCCGTCATCAGCCTTCAACTTCATATTCGGTATCATTGGTGCCTCACAAGATTTTGTGTTAATCATACCAGAATCATTAAGAACATCTAAACAATACTTTCTTTGATATAAGAAGATGCCTTTTTTATTTTGAGAGATTTCAATACCAAGAAAATATTTCAAAGGACCAAGATCTTTGGTTTGAAATTGAGTACTTAATAACCTTTTCAACCTGTTAATCCCTTCTTTATCACTCCCGGTAattataatatcatccacataaacgACAAGTAAAATACACCCAGATTTTGATGAGGCGAAAAATACCGAGTGATCATATGCACTCCTTTTTAGGCCGAAGTCCCTAACTACCGAATTAAACTTTCCGAACCAGGCACGAGGagattgtttcaaaccatatattgCTTTTCATAATTTGCATACTTTACCAGACTCCCCCTGAGCAACAAACCCAGGTGGTTgctccatatagacatcttcctgcaAATTTCCATGTAAAAACGCACTTTTCACATCAAGTTGATAAAGTGTCCACTGATACGTAGCAGCTAAAGAGATGAATAATCTAATAGAAGTGAGTTTAGCAACAGGAGAAAAAGTCTCAGAATAATCCACCCCATATGTTTGagcataacctttagcaactaaccgAGCTTTTAATCGTGCCAGAGAACCATCGGGATTAACCTTAATTGTGAAAACCCACTTACAACCAATAGCCTTCTTTGAAACAGGTAAGTCAACTAATGCCCAAGTGTCATTATGATCAAGTGCTTTCATTTCGTCAAACATAACGGCACGCCATCCAAAATGAGCTAAAGCTTCACCAACAGTTATTGGAATGGAAACAGATTCTAAAGTGGCAACAAAAGAGCGAGAAAATACTGACAATTTATCATAAGAGGCAAAGGAAGCAAtaggattgtagtgacccgaacttttccatgtttatatatattaattgagattgatatttacatgattaaatgtttccaacatgttaagcaattaaacttgttaagacttgattaaatgaaataagtttcatatagacaattgatcacccaagttgaccgtcgattcacgaacgttacaaatttgtaaaaactacatgttgtggtatatatagtcatatatatatggttgacatgagattatgatgagtaagtatctcactaagtatattaacaatgtgtgatatacataagaaatgatattactaagttaagaaactcgaaatgatatatataacgattatcgttatgataacgtctactaaatacatatgtatcatattaaaatattgatacactatatttaacatgataaaatgatatttaaatatatcattaagtgtgttaataatgaactacatatgtaaaaacaagactactaactcaagaattacgaaacgaaacttatatgtaacgattatcgttgtaatgatattttaatgtatatatcatattaagagatattcatacatcataatatcatgataacataataatttaacatctgatttgatataataaatattgggttaacaacattaattgaaatcgttaacttaaaggtttcaaaacaacacttacatgtaacgactaacgaagacttaacgactccattaaaatgtatatacatgttgtattttgatatgtattcttacatttttgaaagacttcaagacaaatatcaaattacttctacttaacaaaaatgcttacaattacatcctcattcagtttcatcaacaattctactcgtatgcacccgtattcgtactcgtacaatacacagcttttagatgtatgtactattggtatatacactccaatgatcagctcttagcagcccatgtgagtcacctaacacatgtgggaaccatcatttggcaactagcataaaatatctcataaaattacaaaaatattagtaatcattcatgacttatttacatgaaaacaaaattacatatcctttatatctaatccatataccaatgaacaaaaacacgtacaaacactttcattcttcaattttcttcatctaattgatctctctcaagttccatcttcaagttctaagtgttcttcataaattccataagtatagtttcataaaaatcaagaatacttccaagtttgcaagtctacttccaagctttctaatccattccaagtaatcatctaagatcaaggaacctttgttatttacagtaggttatatttctaattcaaggtaatattcatattcaaattttgattcaatttcttcaactataacaatcttatttcgagtgaaaatcttacttgaactgttttcgtgtcatgattctgcttcaagaactttcaagccatccaaggatcctttgaagctagattcatttttctcatttccagtagttttatccagaaaacttgaggtagtaatgatgttcataacatcatttgattcatacatataaatctatcttattcgaaggtttaaacttgtaatcactagaacatagtttaggtaattctaaacttgttcgcaaacaaaagttaatccttctaacttgacttttaaaatcaactaaacacatgttctatatctatatgatatgctaacttaatgatttaaaacctggaaacacgatgaacaccataaaatcggatatacgccgtcgtagtgaaaccgggggctgttttggtttggataattaaaaactatgataaactttgatttaaaagttgttcttctgggaaaatgatttttcatatgaacatgaaactatatccaaaaatcttggttaaactcaaagtgaaagtatgtttttcaaaatggtcatcaagatgtcgttctttcgacggaaatgactacctctttagtaattgacatgtaacttaaatttccgactataaacctatactttttctgtttcgattcttaaattagagttcaatatgaaaccatagcaatttgattcactcaaaacggatttaaaatgaagaagttatgggtaaaacaagattggatatttttgatctttttagctacgggaaatgtttaacaaatctatacaaatcatatcctagctaacttatattgtattatacatgtattctaatatattatgtaatcttgggataccatagacacatatgcaaatgttttgacatatcatatcgacacatgtatatatattatttggaacaaccatagacactctatatgcagtaatgttggagttagctatacagggttgaggttgattccaaaaatatatatactttgagttgtgatctagcctgagacgtgtatacactgggtcgtggattgattcaagataatatatattgatttatttctgtacatctaactgtggacaactagttgtaggttattaacgaggacagctgacttaatacactcaaatctttaaaacataataaaaatggttgtaattatattttgatcatactttgatatatatgtacatatttgtataggttcgtgactcgattcgtggccaagtcttatttccgaggaaggaaatatttgagaaagtgagttatagtcccacttttaaaatctaatatttttgggatgagaatacatgcaggttttatacatgatttacaaaatagacacaagtacgtgaaactacattctatggtttaattattgaaatcgaatatgcccctttttattaagtctggtaatctaagaattagggaacaggcaccctaattgacgcgaatcctaaagatagatctattgggcctaacaaaccccatccaaagtaccggacgctttagtacttcgaaatttatatcatatccgaagggtgtcccggaatgatggggatattcttatatatgcatcttgttaatgtcggttaccaggtgttcaccatatgaatgatttttatctctatgtatgggatgcgtattgaaatatgaaatcttatggtctattattacgatttgatatatataggttaaacctataactcaccaacatttttgttgacgtttaaagcatgtttattctcaggtgaatactaagagcttccgctgttgcatactaaaataaggacaagatttggaatccatgtttgtatgatattgtgtaaaaactgcattaaagaaacatatgttgtcataacccgaccttcaccataaggacgaatacaataacatatgatttcatcgcgaggtattgacctctatatgcgacatttttcaaaaactgcattcgtttttacaatacaaaccatagcttttattacaaatacaaggtttaaacaacttaataatgattatcgtttagcgataatcttagacttacaaactttacatgtgataataacaatacgacctccaacatattttacattacaaatactccgatatgcagttttat
This genomic stretch from Rutidosis leptorrhynchoides isolate AG116_Rl617_1_P2 chromosome 11, CSIRO_AGI_Rlap_v1, whole genome shotgun sequence harbors:
- the LOC139876227 gene encoding secreted RxLR effector protein 161-like, which gives rise to MIPNMKLKADDGDLFINPEKYRRIVGKLNYLTLTRPDIAFPVSVVSQFLSSPRTSHWDDVTHILKYLKGTPGRGILYQNHGHHTIEGFSDADYNVDPTTKRSTTGYCVFVGGNLVSWRSKKQKVVSCSSAESEYRAMAQTTYELIWICNILGEIGFAQSEPMNMWGDNKAAIHIANNPVFHERTKHIEVDCHFTREKLEEGIIRIPHIKSNEQLVDIFTKALPGNCIRRFCGKLGMINIYAPA